The Stigmatella erecta genome window below encodes:
- a CDS encoding cupin domain-containing protein: MTAKTDVPSSSKLLVRAADHSRWPEQSQSHPLNPASLVRGLSLSELTGLKRLGIHLLKLAPGKESFLFHSHQSEEEFLYILSGRGIAEIGEERYEVGPGDFMGFPTPSVGHHLLNPFDEELVYLSGGERREVEVADFPRLGKRLVRTGMQAAIYEVDRGQKLSFEEE, encoded by the coding sequence ATGACGGCGAAGACGGATGTCCCCTCCTCCTCGAAATTGCTCGTGCGGGCCGCGGATCATTCGCGGTGGCCCGAGCAGTCCCAGTCCCACCCGCTCAATCCCGCCTCGCTCGTGCGGGGCCTGTCGCTGAGTGAGCTGACCGGGCTCAAGCGCCTGGGGATTCACCTGCTGAAGCTGGCGCCGGGCAAGGAGTCCTTCCTCTTTCACTCCCACCAGTCCGAGGAGGAGTTCCTCTACATCCTCTCGGGGCGGGGCATCGCCGAGATTGGGGAGGAGCGTTATGAAGTGGGGCCCGGGGACTTCATGGGCTTTCCCACGCCCAGCGTGGGCCACCACCTGCTCAATCCCTTCGACGAGGAGCTCGTTTACCTCTCCGGGGGCGAGCGGCGGGAGGTGGAGGTGGCGGACTTCCCTCGCCTGGGCAAGCGGCTGGTGCGCACCGGGATGCAGGCGGCCATCTACGAGGTGGACCGCGGACAGAAGCTCTCCTTCGAGGAGGAGTAG
- a CDS encoding DUF4174 domain-containing protein, whose protein sequence is MLTLLLLELLMTAPLTVEGPGVPEGVETLEGLRWKQRVLLLFPGEPGGPWQAQLQGLERARPELAERDVLVLIVGDTAGKDARVPDERQARARWKVAPGEGAAVLIGKDGGEKWRSPLPAPWEEMFPVIDAMPMRKQEQGG, encoded by the coding sequence ATGCTCACCCTGTTGCTCCTGGAGTTGCTCATGACCGCCCCCCTGACGGTGGAAGGGCCCGGCGTTCCCGAAGGCGTCGAGACCCTCGAGGGGCTGCGGTGGAAGCAGCGGGTGCTGCTGCTGTTCCCCGGGGAGCCGGGCGGACCGTGGCAGGCCCAGCTTCAAGGGCTGGAGCGGGCCCGGCCGGAGCTCGCCGAGCGGGACGTGCTCGTGCTCATCGTGGGGGACACGGCGGGGAAGGACGCCCGCGTCCCGGATGAACGGCAAGCGCGGGCGCGCTGGAAGGTGGCGCCCGGGGAGGGGGCCGCGGTGCTCATCGGCAAGGACGGGGGCGAGAAGTGGCGCTCGCCCCTGCCCGCCCCCTGGGAGGAGATGTTCCCCGTGATTGACGCCATGCCCATGCGCAAGCAGGAGCAGGGCGGGTAG
- a CDS encoding NAD(P)H-dependent glycerol-3-phosphate dehydrogenase produces the protein MRSSVIGSGSFGTALANSLAVTCDEVRLWGRDEALAASINTRHENPTYLPGIPLSPRVRATLDLKEALEGAELVILATPSQATRDLISRAVDFLPRHVPLLTVAKGIENETLLTMTELLEDCLPEEFHPYIAVLSGPSFARELALRSPTVVTIASHWEKVAARCQKMLQTETFRSYTSNDVVGVQYGGALKNVIAIAAGIADGLGMGHNARAAIITRGLAEITRLAVRKGGNPLTLSGLSGMGDLVLTCTGELSRNRRVGMELGKGRALADILGDMKQVAEGVKTAKSAQDLAVKLGVELPICQQVYAISHEGKSAKAAVVELMTRQPKAELGGA, from the coding sequence ATGCGCAGCAGCGTCATCGGCTCTGGCTCCTTTGGTACGGCGCTCGCCAACTCCCTGGCGGTGACGTGTGACGAGGTCCGCCTGTGGGGGCGTGACGAGGCGCTCGCCGCCAGCATCAACACCCGTCACGAGAACCCCACGTACCTGCCGGGCATCCCGCTGTCCCCGCGGGTGCGCGCCACGCTGGACTTGAAGGAGGCGCTGGAGGGCGCGGAGCTGGTCATTCTGGCCACGCCCAGCCAGGCCACGAGAGACCTCATCTCCCGGGCGGTGGACTTCCTGCCGCGCCACGTGCCGCTGCTCACGGTGGCCAAGGGCATCGAGAACGAGACGCTGCTGACGATGACGGAGCTCTTGGAGGACTGCCTGCCGGAGGAGTTCCACCCGTATATCGCCGTGCTGTCGGGCCCCAGCTTCGCGCGGGAGCTGGCGCTGCGCAGCCCCACGGTGGTGACCATCGCCTCGCACTGGGAGAAGGTGGCGGCGCGGTGCCAGAAGATGCTCCAGACGGAGACCTTCCGCTCCTACACCTCCAACGACGTGGTGGGGGTGCAGTACGGCGGGGCGCTGAAGAACGTCATCGCCATCGCGGCGGGCATCGCGGACGGGCTGGGCATGGGCCACAACGCGCGGGCGGCCATCATCACCCGGGGGCTGGCGGAGATTACCCGCCTGGCGGTGCGCAAGGGCGGCAACCCGCTGACGCTCTCGGGGCTGTCGGGGATGGGGGACCTGGTGCTCACGTGCACGGGCGAGCTGAGCCGCAACCGCCGCGTGGGCATGGAGCTGGGCAAGGGGCGGGCGCTGGCGGACATCCTCGGGGACATGAAGCAGGTGGCCGAGGGGGTGAAGACGGCCAAGAGCGCCCAGGACCTGGCGGTGAAGCTGGGGGTGGAGCTGCCCATCTGCCAGCAGGTCTACGCCATCTCCCACGAGGGCAAGAGCGCCAAGGCCGCGGTGGTGGAGCTGATGACCCGTCAGCCCAAAGCGGAGCTGGGCGGCGCCTGA
- a CDS encoding WYL domain-containing protein translates to MSTVHERLRRLLFLVPYVSKHPGVSVDDLSKALNVKREDLLLELDLLTCVGRPPFNPDDYVDIYVDNDRVYVDLDQRLSRPPRLTAGEAAALAAAAELLRPAAGDALQGALQKLERILPAGARERYREMHRKIDASTDAPQSLGPLTRAILERREVTFDYASPGRASEPRKVRPYELLSHRGQWYLQGYCHTRQDARLFRLDRMENLALTDIPFQPPADARAAVPNPARSDASVRVRFSKLVAPYVRERFGSDARLLADGGVEVRVAGDSERWLTQWVLSFGGEAEVLEPASARAAVARAAQASLGF, encoded by the coding sequence ATGAGCACCGTGCATGAGCGGCTCCGCCGCTTGCTGTTCCTCGTGCCCTACGTCTCCAAGCACCCCGGCGTCTCCGTGGATGACCTGTCCAAGGCGCTCAACGTCAAGCGCGAGGACCTCCTGCTGGAGCTGGACCTGCTCACGTGCGTGGGCCGGCCGCCCTTCAACCCGGACGACTATGTGGACATCTACGTGGACAACGACCGGGTCTACGTGGATCTGGATCAGCGCCTGTCCCGGCCTCCCCGGTTGACGGCGGGCGAGGCCGCGGCCCTGGCCGCCGCGGCGGAGCTGCTGCGCCCGGCCGCGGGCGATGCGCTCCAGGGCGCCCTGCAGAAGCTGGAGCGCATCCTCCCGGCGGGGGCCCGCGAGCGCTACCGGGAGATGCACCGGAAGATCGACGCCTCCACCGACGCCCCGCAGTCGCTGGGACCCCTGACCCGCGCCATCCTGGAGCGGCGGGAGGTGACGTTCGACTACGCCAGCCCGGGGCGGGCCTCGGAGCCGCGCAAGGTGCGGCCCTACGAGCTGCTCAGCCACCGGGGCCAGTGGTACCTCCAGGGCTACTGCCACACCCGCCAGGACGCGCGGCTGTTCCGGCTGGACCGCATGGAGAACCTGGCGCTCACGGACATTCCGTTCCAGCCGCCCGCCGACGCGCGCGCCGCGGTGCCCAACCCCGCCCGCTCGGACGCGAGCGTCCGGGTGCGCTTCTCCAAGCTGGTGGCGCCGTACGTCCGGGAGCGCTTCGGCTCGGATGCCCGGCTGCTGGCCGACGGGGGCGTCGAGGTCCGGGTGGCAGGGGACAGCGAGCGGTGGCTCACCCAGTGGGTCCTCTCGTTTGGAGGGGAGGCCGAGGTGCTGGAGCCCGCTTCCGCGCGCGCGGCCGTTGCCCGGGCCGCCCAGGCCTCGCTAGGATTCTAG
- a CDS encoding FHA domain-containing protein, with translation MGFQLKIAEGKDAGKEFQFEHEEVLIGRTPECDVVLYDAGISRKHCRIFSLGERYFVEDMGSSNGTKVNGAPIKKQPLSDGDQIGLGPVVFFFEAVASDPGEEPNTDAGDEPRDDPSTRIVSLEEVKQRRGKREVMKPEGEDAQPERLDKMQRSATRMGMPAIRPSRPSAGVPPARALDRAAPAASPPSRRTGGAGSVERAAPGRSTAATGAVLSAAERARIKRGSGSIAAQLKIFWIEAGTWTRRGVIAGMVMLGLSVVGLAYWLVLDSGRNPNAGLPEPVVLSANPIEDSFGLGPDVAWERPDLKSFTWEYTAATRAVVILHFQAQGISQGELVVTVNGLDVGQVPADTLASRDRSLEIMIPPNVLKKGEVNRFTFDNTKNPPGEDTWRIWNVWVEKALLPELPPDQLVLEARNAYQRGKLNIDRADVGARNRYLAWKSFREAWLMLEAHPEPKPDLYYEARDRMGDAQQELDRTCSKLLLEAEGYYNQRNYKAAKHTLQHIREYFPESDQPCAIKSDNKLVEYDL, from the coding sequence ATGGGCTTCCAGCTGAAGATTGCCGAGGGCAAGGACGCGGGCAAGGAGTTCCAGTTCGAGCACGAAGAGGTGCTGATCGGACGGACCCCCGAGTGCGACGTGGTCTTGTATGACGCGGGGATTTCCCGCAAGCACTGCCGCATCTTCAGTCTGGGAGAGCGCTACTTCGTCGAGGACATGGGCAGCTCCAACGGCACCAAGGTGAATGGGGCGCCCATCAAGAAGCAGCCGCTGTCGGATGGGGACCAGATCGGCCTGGGGCCGGTGGTGTTCTTCTTCGAGGCGGTCGCGTCGGATCCGGGCGAGGAGCCCAACACCGACGCCGGGGACGAGCCCCGGGACGATCCCAGCACGCGCATCGTCTCCCTGGAGGAGGTCAAACAGCGCCGCGGCAAGCGCGAGGTGATGAAGCCCGAGGGCGAGGACGCGCAGCCGGAGCGGCTGGACAAGATGCAGCGCTCGGCCACCCGCATGGGGATGCCCGCGATCCGCCCCTCCCGCCCCTCGGCGGGAGTGCCCCCCGCCCGGGCCCTGGACCGGGCGGCCCCCGCGGCATCTCCCCCGTCCCGCCGGACCGGGGGCGCCGGATCCGTGGAGCGCGCGGCCCCCGGGCGGAGCACTGCCGCGACGGGGGCGGTGCTGTCGGCCGCGGAGCGGGCCCGCATCAAGCGCGGCTCCGGGAGCATCGCCGCCCAGCTGAAGATCTTCTGGATCGAGGCGGGCACCTGGACCCGCCGCGGCGTCATCGCCGGCATGGTGATGCTGGGGCTGAGCGTGGTGGGGCTGGCGTACTGGCTGGTGCTCGACTCCGGCCGCAACCCGAACGCGGGGCTCCCCGAGCCCGTGGTCCTGAGCGCCAATCCCATCGAGGACTCGTTCGGCCTGGGGCCGGACGTGGCGTGGGAGCGGCCTGACCTGAAGTCCTTCACCTGGGAGTACACGGCCGCCACGCGCGCGGTCGTCATCCTGCACTTCCAGGCGCAGGGCATCTCGCAGGGCGAGCTGGTGGTGACGGTGAACGGCCTGGATGTGGGGCAGGTGCCCGCGGACACCCTGGCCAGCCGGGACCGCTCGCTGGAGATCATGATCCCCCCCAACGTGCTCAAGAAGGGGGAGGTCAACCGCTTCACCTTCGACAACACGAAGAACCCCCCGGGCGAGGACACCTGGCGCATCTGGAACGTGTGGGTGGAGAAGGCCCTGCTGCCCGAGCTGCCCCCGGATCAGCTCGTGCTGGAGGCGCGCAACGCCTATCAACGCGGCAAGCTGAACATCGACCGCGCGGACGTGGGCGCCCGCAACCGGTACCTGGCGTGGAAGTCCTTCCGGGAGGCGTGGCTGATGCTGGAGGCCCACCCCGAGCCCAAGCCGGACCTCTATTACGAGGCCCGCGACCGCATGGGGGATGCGCAGCAGGAGCTGGATCGCACCTGCTCCAAGCTCCTCCTGGAGGCGGAGGGCTACTACAACCAGCGCAACTACAAGGCGGCCAAGCACACGCTGCAGCACATCCGGGAGTACTTCCCGGAGTCCGACCAGCCCTGCGCCATCAAGTCGGACAACAAGCTCGTCGAGTACGACTTGTAG
- the proB gene encoding glutamate 5-kinase produces MSDSGRDGVRAARRVVVKIGTNALTNATGRFNRAHFEALSEDLLWAAKDRELVVVSSGAIALGVERLGLPARPKDIPGKQACAAVGQSRLMQAYEEAFGRAEKRVAQILLTHEDVQDRRRYLNVKHALDRLLEAGVVPVINENDTVSVDELKFGDNDTLASLVAGVVEAEVLVVLSDVEGLYTADPRKDAGARLLAQVDAVTPELLALAGGSGSAVGTGGMSTKVRAAARASERGIRCVITSGAVPGRLRAVLAGEPVGTLFEAASSRRSARTAWIAHALRPKGRLVVDAGARDAIVGSKRSLLPSGIRQVEGDFGRGDPVDLVDEQGTPFARGLSAYEGSELRRIAGHKSTEIESLLGYRYLDEAVHRDDLAVLQTLA; encoded by the coding sequence GTGAGTGACTCGGGACGAGATGGGGTGCGCGCCGCCCGGCGCGTGGTGGTGAAGATCGGCACGAACGCGCTGACGAACGCCACGGGGCGCTTCAACCGCGCCCACTTCGAGGCGCTGAGCGAGGATTTGCTCTGGGCGGCGAAGGACCGGGAGCTGGTGGTGGTCTCCAGCGGCGCCATCGCCCTGGGGGTGGAGCGGCTGGGGCTGCCGGCCCGGCCCAAGGATATTCCCGGCAAGCAGGCCTGCGCGGCCGTGGGCCAGAGCCGCCTGATGCAGGCCTATGAGGAGGCCTTCGGCCGGGCGGAGAAGCGCGTGGCGCAGATCCTCCTGACGCACGAGGACGTGCAGGACCGGCGGCGCTACCTCAACGTGAAGCACGCCCTGGACCGGTTGCTGGAGGCAGGCGTGGTGCCCGTCATCAACGAGAACGACACCGTCTCGGTGGACGAGCTGAAGTTCGGCGACAACGACACGCTGGCGAGCCTCGTGGCCGGTGTCGTCGAGGCCGAGGTGCTGGTGGTGCTCTCGGACGTGGAGGGGCTCTACACGGCCGACCCGCGCAAGGACGCCGGGGCCCGGTTGCTGGCGCAGGTGGACGCGGTGACGCCGGAGCTGCTGGCGCTGGCGGGGGGCAGTGGCTCGGCGGTGGGCACCGGGGGCATGTCCACCAAGGTCCGGGCCGCCGCCCGGGCCTCCGAGCGGGGCATCCGCTGCGTCATCACCTCGGGCGCCGTCCCGGGCCGGCTCCGGGCGGTGCTGGCCGGTGAGCCCGTGGGGACGCTCTTCGAGGCCGCCTCCAGCCGCCGCAGCGCCCGCACCGCCTGGATTGCCCACGCCCTGCGGCCCAAGGGGCGGCTCGTCGTGGACGCCGGGGCCCGGGACGCCATCGTCGGAAGCAAGCGCAGCCTCCTTCCCTCGGGCATCAGGCAGGTGGAAGGGGACTTTGGCCGGGGCGACCCGGTGGACTTGGTGGACGAGCAGGGCACGCCGTTCGCCCGGGGGCTCAGCGCCTACGAGGGCAGCGAGCTGCGCCGCATCGCGGGCCACAAGAGCACGGAGATCGAATCCCTGCTGGGCTACCGCTACCTCGATGAGGCGGTGCACCGCGACGATCTGGCGGTGCTGCAGACCCTGGCGTGA
- a CDS encoding phospholipase D-like domain-containing protein yields the protein MRELGAEREQAGLTRRMAPEVEPVRQGPGPVPEHGRVWSPAIPNRLLARYYLPRSHTILPGNSCQLLRDGVEAYPAMLEAIQQARRYIRLETYQFISDAVGELFGQALAEAAERGVHVKVLFDAVGSWTSRRDFFEALRQRGVDIRPFKPFSLSRGLRHLVRRDHRKILVVDGEVAFTGGVNISAHWAPLGQGGGWRDDVLRIEGPAVHELERRFVATWRMAFQDRFERFRSRLHVSRRRTRTSPGKVCLSVLSSRRSIHRAYLNAIARARRSVLIAAAYFVPDRRMVAALCEAAQRGVEVSLLLNGRSDHPLLEHATRAFYEKLLGAGIRIFEWQRGVLHAKTAVVDGVWGTLGSFNLERLSLAFNHEANAVFADPRLGKALEDSFRNDCGNCREVSLAEFRQRPFWQKVLERVLYFFRKVL from the coding sequence ATGCGTGAGCTGGGGGCGGAGAGGGAGCAGGCGGGGCTGACGCGGCGGATGGCGCCGGAGGTGGAGCCTGTGCGCCAGGGGCCTGGACCGGTGCCGGAGCATGGCCGGGTCTGGAGCCCGGCCATCCCCAACCGGTTGCTGGCGCGGTACTACCTGCCTCGCAGCCACACCATCCTTCCGGGCAACTCCTGCCAGCTGCTGCGCGACGGCGTGGAGGCCTACCCGGCGATGCTGGAGGCCATCCAGCAGGCGCGCCGCTACATCCGCCTCGAGACGTACCAGTTCATCTCCGACGCGGTGGGCGAGCTGTTCGGCCAGGCGCTGGCCGAGGCGGCGGAGCGGGGCGTGCACGTCAAGGTGCTCTTCGACGCGGTGGGCTCGTGGACGAGCCGCCGGGACTTCTTCGAGGCGCTGCGCCAGCGGGGCGTGGACATCCGCCCCTTCAAGCCCTTCAGCCTGAGCCGGGGCCTGCGGCACCTCGTGCGCCGGGACCACCGCAAGATTCTGGTGGTGGACGGCGAGGTGGCCTTCACCGGCGGGGTGAACATCTCCGCGCACTGGGCGCCCCTGGGGCAGGGGGGCGGGTGGCGCGATGACGTGCTGCGGATTGAGGGCCCGGCAGTGCACGAGCTGGAGCGGCGCTTCGTGGCCACCTGGCGCATGGCCTTCCAGGACCGGTTCGAGCGCTTCCGCTCGCGGCTCCACGTGTCGCGGCGGCGCACCCGGACTTCACCCGGCAAGGTGTGCCTGTCGGTGCTCTCCAGCCGGCGCAGCATCCACCGGGCGTACCTGAACGCCATCGCGCGCGCGCGGCGCAGCGTGCTCATCGCCGCGGCGTACTTCGTGCCGGACCGGCGCATGGTGGCGGCGCTGTGCGAGGCGGCGCAGCGCGGGGTGGAGGTGAGCCTGCTGCTCAACGGCCGCAGCGACCATCCCCTCCTGGAGCACGCCACGCGGGCCTTCTACGAGAAGCTGCTGGGCGCGGGCATCCGCATCTTCGAGTGGCAGCGCGGGGTGCTGCACGCCAAGACGGCGGTGGTGGATGGCGTGTGGGGCACCCTGGGCTCCTTCAACCTGGAGCGGCTGAGCCTGGCCTTCAACCACGAGGCGAACGCCGTCTTCGCGGACCCGCGGCTGGGCAAGGCGCTGGAGGACTCGTTCCGCAACGACTGTGGCAACTGCCGGGAAGTGAGCCTGGCGGAGTTCCGCCAGCGGCCGTTCTGGCAGAAGGTGCTGGAGCGGGTGCTGTACTTCTTCCGCAAGGTGCTCTGA
- a CDS encoding helix-turn-helix transcriptional regulator — protein sequence MDRTERLLDLVALLLDAREPISWAELREHFPSDYGGISDDAAERKFERDKAELLELGLPLAYVQGDDDRKDGYLVDRSAYYLPEVDLTKEELAVLYAAGSASLASGAFPGSDDLAHALRKIGFFAGDALPTPRVRMELGLAQGDGELSSRLEHLWEACASHKWVQMAYASPKQPAVTERKVDPYGLALRRGVWTLVGYCHLRQGLRTFHVHRIRELKVNPSKPRTPDFEVPAGFSLDAHVAYFPWQHRFHEPMEVTLSLRGDAAQRVSSLFPGATVEPDGERVRARLGVTFLDGLLRFCLALGQDCRVEAPEAAVSRGHEMARRILERHAPPSDEKKVSG from the coding sequence ATGGACCGTACGGAACGCCTACTCGATCTCGTCGCCTTGCTGCTCGACGCCCGCGAGCCCATCTCGTGGGCGGAGCTGCGCGAGCACTTCCCCTCGGACTACGGCGGCATCTCGGACGATGCGGCCGAGCGCAAGTTCGAGCGCGACAAGGCGGAGCTGCTCGAGCTGGGGCTGCCGCTCGCCTACGTGCAGGGCGATGACGACCGGAAGGACGGCTACCTCGTCGACCGGAGCGCCTACTACCTGCCCGAGGTGGACCTGACCAAGGAGGAGCTGGCGGTGCTGTACGCCGCGGGCAGCGCCTCGCTGGCCTCCGGCGCCTTCCCGGGCAGCGATGACCTGGCGCATGCGCTGCGCAAGATCGGCTTCTTCGCGGGGGATGCGCTGCCCACGCCCCGGGTCCGCATGGAGCTGGGCCTGGCGCAGGGCGATGGGGAGCTGTCCTCCCGCCTGGAGCACCTCTGGGAGGCGTGCGCCTCGCACAAGTGGGTGCAGATGGCCTACGCCTCGCCCAAGCAGCCCGCGGTCACCGAGCGCAAGGTGGACCCGTACGGCCTGGCGCTGCGGCGGGGCGTCTGGACGCTCGTGGGCTACTGCCACCTGCGCCAGGGGCTGCGCACCTTCCACGTCCACCGCATCCGCGAGCTGAAGGTGAACCCCTCCAAGCCCCGGACGCCGGACTTCGAGGTGCCCGCGGGGTTCTCGCTCGACGCGCACGTGGCCTACTTCCCGTGGCAGCACCGCTTCCATGAGCCCATGGAGGTGACGCTGAGCCTGCGCGGGGATGCCGCCCAGCGCGTCTCGAGCCTCTTTCCGGGCGCCACGGTGGAGCCCGATGGCGAGCGGGTGCGGGCCCGGCTCGGGGTGACGTTCCTGGATGGGCTGCTGCGCTTCTGCCTCGCGCTCGGACAGGACTGCCGGGTGGAGGCCCCCGAGGCCGCCGTCAGCCGGGGGCACGAGATGGCCCGGCGCATTCTGGAGCGCCACGCTCCGCCCTCCGACGAGAAGAAGGTGAGTGGATGA
- the hflX gene encoding GTPase HflX: MKEIYGNTLGLKASEQSRLRNTFRRRVAPHEIVSPELARHLTELSSELNRQVGVLINRKGEIEHVVVGNAHKLELPDIGRARAGQIRLRGLRLVHTHLKSEPLTKDDLTDLALLRLDLVAAVGVGREGLPGVLHYAHLVPENGTGEFWQVATLPSVHNGQPDLLDTLEALEEEFNRKAAARAVGGREKAILVAVCLDGNRAHAEASLAELKELARTAGVEVIDSVLQVRREADPRYLIGRGKLEDLNLRSMQSMVDVLIFDKDLTPSQGRHIGEATSLKVLDRTQLILDIFAQRAQSAEGKLQVELAQLKYRLPRLVQSDDSLSRLAGGIGGRGPGETKLEIDRRRVRDRITHLEKRIDAVSRERSVRRAQRNRRELPVISIVGYTNAGKSTLLNAITNADVLAENKLFATLDPTSRRLRFPQEREVIITDTVGFIRDLPKDLVAAFRATLEELYDSTLLLHVVDAADPARDEQVEAVEAILSSLGLMEKPRLMVWNKADLMSSEEVDSLLRARGGVAISAETREGIASLLAKADTTLFAEGASQMLGAI, from the coding sequence TTGAAGGAAATCTACGGAAACACCCTGGGCCTCAAGGCCAGTGAACAGAGCCGGTTGCGCAACACCTTCCGGCGGCGCGTGGCGCCCCACGAGATTGTTTCCCCGGAGCTCGCCCGCCACCTCACCGAGCTGTCGAGCGAGCTCAACCGGCAGGTGGGCGTCCTCATCAACCGCAAGGGCGAAATCGAGCACGTGGTGGTGGGCAATGCCCACAAGCTCGAGCTGCCCGACATCGGCCGTGCCCGCGCGGGGCAGATCCGTCTGCGTGGCCTGCGCCTTGTCCACACCCACCTCAAGAGCGAGCCGCTCACCAAGGACGACCTGACGGACCTGGCGCTGCTGCGCCTGGACCTGGTGGCCGCCGTGGGCGTGGGCCGGGAAGGCCTGCCCGGGGTGCTGCACTACGCCCACCTGGTGCCCGAGAACGGCACCGGCGAGTTCTGGCAGGTGGCCACGCTGCCCAGCGTGCACAACGGCCAGCCGGACCTCCTGGACACCCTGGAGGCGCTGGAGGAGGAGTTCAACCGCAAGGCCGCCGCGCGCGCGGTGGGCGGGCGGGAGAAGGCCATCCTCGTGGCGGTGTGCCTGGACGGCAACCGCGCGCACGCCGAGGCGAGCCTCGCGGAGCTCAAGGAGCTGGCGCGCACGGCGGGCGTGGAGGTCATCGACAGCGTGCTCCAGGTGCGCCGCGAGGCGGACCCGCGCTACCTCATCGGCCGGGGCAAGCTGGAGGACCTGAACCTGCGCTCCATGCAGTCCATGGTGGACGTCCTCATCTTCGACAAGGACCTGACGCCCTCGCAGGGCCGCCACATCGGCGAGGCCACCAGCCTGAAGGTGCTGGACCGCACGCAGCTCATCCTGGACATCTTCGCCCAGCGCGCCCAGAGCGCCGAGGGCAAGCTCCAGGTCGAGCTGGCGCAGCTCAAGTACCGCCTGCCGCGGCTCGTCCAGAGTGACGACTCGCTCAGCCGGCTCGCCGGCGGCATCGGCGGACGCGGCCCCGGTGAGACGAAGCTGGAGATCGACCGCCGCCGGGTGCGCGACCGCATCACCCACCTGGAGAAGCGCATCGACGCCGTCTCGCGCGAGCGCAGCGTGCGGCGGGCCCAGCGCAACCGGCGCGAGCTGCCCGTCATCTCCATCGTCGGCTACACCAACGCGGGCAAGTCCACGCTGCTCAACGCCATCACCAACGCGGACGTGCTGGCGGAGAACAAGCTGTTCGCCACGCTGGATCCGACCAGCCGCCGCCTGCGCTTCCCACAGGAGCGCGAGGTCATCATCACCGACACGGTGGGGTTCATCCGGGACTTGCCCAAGGACCTGGTGGCCGCCTTCCGCGCCACGCTGGAAGAGCTGTACGACTCCACCCTGCTGCTGCACGTGGTGGACGCGGCCGACCCCGCGCGGGACGAGCAGGTGGAGGCGGTGGAGGCCATCCTCAGCTCCCTGGGGCTGATGGAGAAGCCGCGCCTCATGGTCTGGAACAAGGCGGACCTCATGTCCTCCGAAGAGGTGGACTCGCTGCTCCGGGCCCGCGGCGGCGTCGCCATCAGCGCGGAGACGCGCGAGGGGATTGCCTCGCTGCTGGCCAAGGCGGACACGACGCTGTTCGCCGAGGGCGCCTCGCAGATGCTCGGGGCGATCTGA